A section of the Pimelobacter simplex genome encodes:
- a CDS encoding nuclear transport factor 2 family protein: MGASRETILETIQKYVDLVAGGSSADVVALYADGATLEDPVGSEVRTTREQIAEFYGTLDGLEQEGRLLFARVAGNEAAFAFELATKAGDQTYTLAPIDVMTFDDDGRITSMRAFWAGEDMVVS; encoded by the coding sequence ATGGGCGCCAGCCGCGAGACCATCCTCGAGACCATCCAGAAGTACGTCGACCTCGTCGCCGGCGGCAGCTCCGCCGACGTCGTCGCGCTGTACGCCGACGGCGCCACCCTCGAGGACCCGGTCGGCTCCGAGGTGCGCACCACCCGCGAGCAGATCGCGGAGTTCTACGGAACGCTCGACGGACTGGAGCAGGAGGGCCGGCTGCTCTTCGCCCGGGTCGCGGGCAACGAGGCGGCGTTCGCCTTCGAGCTGGCGACCAAGGCCGGCGACCAGACCTACACGCTGGCGCCGATCGACGTGATGACCTTCGACGACGACGGCCGGATCACCAGCATGCGGGCGTTCTGGGCCGGCGAGGACATGGTCGTCAGCTGA
- a CDS encoding acetyl-CoA carboxylase carboxyltransferase subunit alpha/beta, whose product MSASRRWTARELIDLVLDDGSYESWDTPVDISGHAEAYQTELRAAADKAGTDESVLTGRGTVRGRPVAFVVNEFRFLAGSIGVAAATRIAAAVRRATAEGLPVLASTSSGGTRMQEGTRAFVQMIEISRALMEHRAAGLPYLVHLRHPTTGGVFASWGSLGHITVAEPGALVGFLGPKVFEALNGRPFPEGVQLAENLAAKGVIDAVIPAEELPALVDHALGVLVAPATAPVLERRTPVVAGTLLDHPVWEDIEITRAPGRVGVRDLLRYGAAGTLRLKGTDEGERDDSVLIALTRLDGQPCVLVGQDRSRQSPSTPMGPGALREARRGMKLAQELGLPLVTVVDTPGAELSPEAEEGAIAGEIARCIATLVTMTVPTVSVILGQGCGGGALALLPARTVLATERGWLSPLPPEGASVIVHGEPSRAAEMAAQQKVGALDLLAAGDVHGVVPERADDTAETLARAVTAEVAARLS is encoded by the coding sequence ATGAGCGCCTCTCGCCGCTGGACCGCCCGTGAGCTGATCGACCTCGTCCTCGACGACGGTTCCTACGAGTCGTGGGACACCCCGGTCGACATCTCTGGTCACGCCGAGGCCTACCAGACCGAGCTCCGGGCGGCGGCCGACAAGGCCGGGACCGACGAGTCCGTGCTGACCGGGCGGGGCACGGTGCGGGGGCGGCCGGTGGCGTTCGTGGTCAACGAGTTCCGGTTCCTGGCGGGGTCGATCGGGGTCGCGGCGGCGACCCGCATCGCCGCCGCCGTACGACGGGCGACCGCGGAGGGCCTGCCCGTCCTGGCGAGCACGTCCTCGGGTGGGACCCGGATGCAGGAGGGCACCCGCGCGTTCGTGCAGATGATCGAGATCTCCCGGGCGCTGATGGAGCACCGCGCGGCCGGGCTGCCCTACCTCGTGCACCTGCGCCACCCCACGACCGGCGGGGTGTTCGCCTCGTGGGGCTCGCTGGGGCACATCACCGTCGCCGAGCCGGGCGCGCTGGTGGGCTTCCTCGGGCCGAAGGTGTTCGAGGCGCTCAACGGCCGCCCGTTCCCCGAGGGCGTGCAGCTGGCCGAGAACCTCGCGGCCAAGGGCGTCATCGACGCCGTCATCCCGGCCGAGGAGCTGCCGGCGCTGGTCGACCACGCGCTCGGCGTGCTGGTCGCCCCGGCGACCGCGCCGGTGCTGGAGCGGCGTACGCCGGTCGTCGCGGGCACGCTGCTCGACCACCCGGTCTGGGAGGACATCGAGATCACCCGGGCGCCCGGTCGGGTCGGCGTCCGCGACCTCCTCCGGTACGGCGCCGCGGGCACCCTGCGGCTCAAGGGGACCGACGAGGGCGAGCGTGACGACTCGGTCCTCATCGCGCTGACCCGGCTCGACGGGCAGCCGTGCGTGCTGGTCGGGCAGGACCGCTCGCGGCAGAGCCCGTCGACGCCCATGGGGCCAGGCGCGCTGCGCGAGGCGCGACGCGGGATGAAGCTCGCCCAGGAGCTCGGCCTCCCGCTCGTCACCGTCGTCGACACTCCGGGCGCCGAGCTGTCGCCGGAGGCCGAGGAGGGGGCGATCGCGGGCGAGATCGCGCGCTGCATCGCCACCCTGGTCACGATGACCGTGCCGACCGTGTCGGTGATCCTCGGTCAGGGCTGTGGTGGGGGCGCGCTGGCGCTGCTGCCGGCGCGGACCGTGCTGGCCACCGAGCGCGGCTGGCTCTCGCCGCTGCCGCCCGAGGGCGCGAGCGTGATCGTGCACGGCGAGCCCTCGCGGGCCGCCGAGATGGCGGCCCAGCAGAAGGTCGGCGCGCTCGACCTCCTCGCCGCGGGCGACGTCCACGGCGTCGTCCCGGAGCGCGCGGACGACACCGCCGAGACGCTGGCCCGCGCGGTCACCGCCGAGGTGGCCGCGCGACTCAGCTGA
- a CDS encoding response regulator transcription factor, whose translation MRVVIAEDLALLREGLVGIVERAGHEVLAAVETADALLAYVRHDPPDLVVTDVRMPPGHSDEGLRAAAAIRASHPSIGILVLSQYVADAYLDGLLDAPGPGGMGYLLKDRVGHVREFLDSIDRVAAGGLVVDPEVVRQLLARRRDDGPLSALTEREREVLSLMAEGRTNGSIAEQLVVSEAAVRKHVGGIFAKLDLDPESDRRVSAVLTYLRG comes from the coding sequence ATGCGTGTCGTGATCGCCGAGGACCTCGCCCTCCTGCGCGAGGGCCTGGTCGGCATCGTCGAGCGCGCCGGCCACGAGGTCCTCGCCGCCGTCGAGACCGCCGACGCCCTCCTGGCGTACGTCCGTCACGACCCGCCCGACCTCGTCGTCACCGACGTCCGCATGCCCCCCGGCCACTCCGACGAGGGCCTGCGCGCCGCCGCCGCCATCCGCGCCTCGCACCCGTCGATCGGCATCCTCGTGCTCTCCCAGTACGTCGCCGACGCCTACCTCGACGGCCTCCTCGACGCCCCCGGCCCGGGCGGCATGGGCTACCTCCTCAAGGACCGCGTCGGCCACGTCCGCGAGTTCCTCGACAGCATCGACCGGGTCGCCGCCGGCGGCCTCGTCGTCGATCCTGAGGTCGTCCGCCAGCTCCTCGCCCGCCGCCGCGACGACGGACCGCTGTCGGCCCTCACCGAGCGCGAGCGTGAGGTGCTCTCGCTGATGGCGGAGGGGCGCACGAACGGGTCGATCGCCGAGCAGCTGGTGGTGAGCGAGGCGGCGGTGCGCAAGCACGTGGGCGGGATCTTCGCCAAGCTGGACCTGGATCCGGAGAGCGACCGGCGGGTGTCGGCGGTGCTGACGTACCTGCGGGGCTGA
- a CDS encoding sensor histidine kinase, translating into MPRPETAWSALRGNPVRFLLSSWPWRSLAYLAGTAVVGLALLLVLLGLLMAGALTAVLVVGFVIIGAIPVLCVAVLALERRRLRVVQPDAPPLGVPRPPVAGRGVRAWVRQRRGEPPSGREAGYVVLLVTLFWLVDAIVVFNAVLLTGAFLLAPLLAAADQVVVFAWTVESFGEALPMALIGAPIAYVLSAYALTLLAAGQSALARLLLAPGERELEQRIGQLRRSRLDLVDAFETERKRIERHLHDGVQQRLVALSMTLGRAELDVPEGPGLDLVRQAHGEVEAALADLREAVRGIHPRVLVDLGLAAAVREVADRMPIPVTVRIDAPRLPEPVEGAAYFMVSEALTNVARHSGARTAQVSGWLHDEHLVVTVSDDGTGGARIGAGSGLAGLVTRLDALGGTLTVRSPDGGPTEVRMECPRCVS; encoded by the coding sequence ATGCCCCGACCGGAGACCGCCTGGAGTGCCCTGCGCGGCAACCCGGTCCGGTTCCTGCTGTCGTCGTGGCCGTGGCGCTCGCTCGCCTACCTCGCCGGTACGGCGGTCGTCGGCCTCGCGCTCCTCCTCGTCCTGCTCGGGCTGCTGATGGCCGGCGCCCTGACCGCGGTCCTCGTGGTCGGCTTCGTCATCATCGGCGCGATCCCGGTGCTGTGCGTCGCCGTCCTCGCGCTGGAGCGGCGCCGGCTGCGCGTCGTCCAGCCGGACGCGCCGCCGCTCGGCGTACCCCGTCCTCCGGTGGCGGGCCGCGGGGTGCGGGCCTGGGTGCGCCAGCGCCGCGGCGAGCCGCCGTCGGGTCGCGAGGCCGGGTACGTCGTCCTGCTGGTCACGCTGTTCTGGCTGGTCGACGCGATCGTGGTGTTCAACGCGGTCCTGCTCACCGGCGCCTTCCTGCTCGCGCCGCTGCTCGCCGCCGCCGACCAGGTCGTCGTCTTCGCCTGGACCGTCGAGTCGTTCGGCGAGGCGCTGCCGATGGCGCTGATCGGGGCGCCGATCGCCTACGTCCTCAGCGCCTACGCGCTGACCTTGCTCGCCGCCGGGCAGTCGGCGCTGGCCCGGCTGCTGCTGGCGCCGGGGGAGCGCGAGCTGGAGCAGCGGATCGGCCAGCTCCGCCGCTCCCGGCTCGACCTGGTCGACGCCTTCGAGACCGAGCGCAAGCGGATCGAGCGGCACCTCCACGACGGCGTCCAGCAGCGGCTGGTCGCACTCAGCATGACGCTCGGCCGGGCCGAGCTCGACGTACCCGAGGGGCCGGGGCTGGACCTGGTCCGGCAGGCGCACGGTGAGGTGGAGGCGGCCCTGGCGGACCTGCGCGAGGCGGTCCGGGGTATCCACCCGCGGGTGCTCGTCGACCTCGGCCTCGCGGCCGCCGTACGGGAGGTGGCGGACCGGATGCCCATCCCCGTCACCGTGCGCATCGACGCCCCGCGGCTGCCGGAGCCGGTCGAGGGCGCGGCGTACTTCATGGTGAGCGAGGCGCTGACCAACGTCGCCCGCCACTCCGGCGCCCGCACGGCCCAGGTCAGCGGCTGGTTGCACGACGAGCACCTCGTCGTCACCGTCTCCGACGACGGCACCGGCGGCGCCCGGATCGGCGCCGGCAGCGGCCTGGCCGGCCTGGTGACCCGCCTCGACGCTCTCGGTGGCACCCTGACCGTACGCAGCCCCGACGGCGGGCCGACCGAGGTCAGGATGGAGTGCCCGCGATGCGTGTCGTGA
- a CDS encoding ABC transporter ATP-binding protein has protein sequence MTTATLAPPAIVLDGVARSYGSRAGRVDALRGVTHAFAPGSFTAIMGPSGSGKSTLLQCAAGLDRPTSGRVLVAGHDLGRLSEAALTRLRRDAMGFVFQAYNLLPALTAHDNVALPARLAGRRPARGEVAAALTRVGLETQQRRRPAELSGGQQQRVAIARALVTRPQVVYADEPTGALDRTTGRQVLELLRSTVDTEGLTVVMVTHDPVAASYADSVLFLEDGLVVGHLARGTAAQIAAAMSELER, from the coding sequence ATGACCACAGCGACCCTCGCCCCGCCCGCGATCGTCCTCGACGGCGTCGCGCGCAGCTACGGCTCCCGCGCCGGCCGCGTCGACGCGCTCCGGGGCGTCACGCACGCCTTCGCCCCCGGGAGCTTCACCGCGATCATGGGTCCGTCCGGCTCCGGCAAGTCGACGCTCCTGCAGTGCGCCGCCGGGCTCGACCGGCCGACGTCGGGACGGGTCCTCGTCGCCGGCCACGACCTCGGGCGGCTCTCGGAGGCCGCGCTGACCCGACTGCGGCGGGACGCGATGGGCTTCGTCTTCCAGGCCTACAACCTGCTTCCCGCGCTCACCGCGCACGACAACGTCGCGCTCCCGGCCCGGCTCGCGGGCCGGCGTCCGGCGCGCGGGGAGGTCGCGGCGGCGCTGACCCGGGTCGGGCTGGAGACCCAGCAGCGCCGGCGTCCCGCCGAGCTCTCCGGCGGCCAGCAGCAGCGGGTCGCGATCGCGCGGGCGCTGGTGACCCGCCCCCAGGTCGTGTACGCCGACGAGCCGACCGGCGCGCTCGACCGGACCACCGGCCGCCAGGTGCTCGAGCTGCTCCGCTCGACCGTCGACACCGAGGGCCTGACCGTGGTGATGGTGACCCACGACCCCGTCGCGGCGTCGTACGCCGACAGCGTGCTGTTCCTCGAGGACGGCCTCGTCGTCGGGCACCTCGCCCGCGGCACCGCCGCCCAGATCGCCGCCGCCATGAGCGAGCTGGAGCGCTGA
- a CDS encoding FtsX-like permease family protein has product MPATIRLGLASVREHRALYAGSFVAVALGVALIAGVVVLTVSIGDQGPEVQDTLSLLGVMAGFAGFMAIFVVSSTFGFTVTARRRELGLLRLVGATPRQVRRQVRVEALVVAVLAAVAGAALGQLVALALAVLLAAQDITPERVPLTWNLLPLAISAGCGVVVALLGAWAASRRAAKVAPAQALRESADTGRRVGVVRGIVGTLCFVGAAAMLVGIRAGDPVLALILSIFVPELVVVGLVCWGPVLLPLVVRVLTLPFREHPVLGLARENVGNQARRTTSLAAPVLAISAIAGSLILSLSFAADWDQGITRQQLAAPVVVTDTRRAPSAPEAGVVDGRNAVPLATGGEAASDWTAEGIDPATAVATRGLRTHEGDLGRLTGRTMAISRSAVFDAGFGLGSQVRVRFPDGARMRLRVVAIVEDAATLHEDVLLPRRLARAHGAKPTGTWFVLPAPGVDAAGLRTALRDRGTGDVLTAEQWIARVDRAQRDQNQVGLIAILGPTGLYAGIAIANTLLMGTLQRRREFSVTRLVGATAAQVRRMVLAESAMVAGAALLLGSAVTVTVAALLRAPMTAGLDDVPLTVPWGSLLAIAGACAVVTVVAAVLPVSWLRGHPSAVADHQR; this is encoded by the coding sequence ATGCCCGCCACGATCCGCCTCGGTCTCGCCTCCGTGCGCGAGCACCGGGCGCTCTACGCCGGCTCGTTCGTCGCGGTCGCGCTCGGCGTCGCGCTGATCGCCGGAGTGGTCGTGCTGACGGTCTCGATCGGCGACCAGGGACCGGAGGTCCAGGACACGCTCTCGCTGCTCGGCGTGATGGCCGGCTTCGCCGGGTTCATGGCGATCTTCGTCGTGTCGAGCACCTTCGGGTTCACCGTCACCGCGCGGCGCCGCGAGCTCGGCCTGCTGCGCCTCGTCGGCGCCACCCCCCGCCAGGTACGCCGCCAGGTCCGCGTCGAGGCGCTCGTCGTCGCCGTGCTGGCGGCGGTCGCGGGCGCGGCGCTCGGCCAGCTCGTCGCGCTGGCGCTCGCCGTCCTCCTCGCCGCCCAGGACATCACCCCCGAGCGGGTGCCGCTCACCTGGAACCTTCTCCCCCTCGCGATCTCGGCCGGCTGCGGCGTCGTCGTCGCGCTGCTCGGCGCGTGGGCGGCGTCCCGCCGGGCCGCCAAGGTGGCGCCCGCGCAGGCGCTGCGCGAGTCCGCCGACACCGGCCGCCGGGTGGGCGTGGTCCGTGGCATCGTCGGCACGCTCTGCTTCGTGGGCGCTGCCGCCATGCTCGTCGGGATCCGCGCCGGCGACCCGGTGCTGGCGCTGATCCTGTCGATCTTCGTGCCCGAGCTGGTCGTGGTCGGCCTGGTCTGCTGGGGCCCGGTGCTGCTGCCGCTGGTGGTGCGGGTGCTGACCCTGCCCTTCCGCGAGCACCCGGTGCTGGGGCTGGCCCGGGAGAACGTCGGCAACCAGGCCCGTCGTACGACGTCCCTGGCCGCGCCGGTGCTGGCGATCTCCGCGATCGCGGGCTCGCTGATCCTCAGCCTGAGCTTCGCCGCCGACTGGGACCAGGGCATCACCCGCCAGCAGCTCGCGGCCCCCGTCGTCGTCACCGACACCCGGCGCGCCCCCAGCGCGCCCGAGGCGGGTGTCGTCGACGGCCGCAACGCCGTCCCCCTCGCGACCGGGGGCGAGGCGGCGAGCGACTGGACCGCCGAGGGCATCGACCCCGCGACCGCCGTCGCCACCCGCGGCCTGCGCACCCACGAGGGCGACCTCGGGCGACTGACCGGCCGGACGATGGCGATCAGCCGCTCCGCGGTCTTCGACGCCGGCTTCGGGCTCGGCTCGCAGGTGCGGGTGCGCTTCCCCGACGGCGCGCGGATGCGGCTGCGCGTGGTCGCGATCGTCGAGGACGCGGCGACCCTGCACGAGGACGTCCTGCTCCCCCGCCGGCTCGCCCGCGCCCACGGCGCGAAGCCGACCGGCACCTGGTTCGTGCTGCCCGCGCCGGGCGTCGACGCCGCCGGGCTGCGCACGGCGCTCCGGGACCGGGGCACCGGCGACGTGCTCACCGCCGAGCAGTGGATCGCCCGCGTGGACCGGGCCCAGCGCGACCAGAACCAGGTCGGCCTCATCGCGATCCTCGGTCCCACCGGGCTCTACGCCGGCATCGCGATCGCCAACACCCTGCTCATGGGCACCCTGCAGCGCCGCCGGGAGTTCTCGGTGACCCGGCTCGTCGGTGCCACCGCCGCCCAGGTACGCCGGATGGTGCTCGCCGAATCCGCGATGGTCGCCGGCGCCGCGCTCCTGCTCGGCTCCGCGGTCACGGTGACCGTCGCCGCACTGCTCCGGGCGCCGATGACGGCCGGGCTGGACGACGTACCGCTGACGGTGCCGTGGGGCAGCCTGCTCGCCATCGCCGGCGCCTGCGCGGTGGTGACGGTCGTGGCCGCGGTGCTGCCCGTATCGTGGCTGCGTGGCCACCCCTCCGCTGTTGCTGATCACCAACGGTGA
- a CDS encoding diacylglycerol/lipid kinase family protein, translating into MATPPLLLITNGDAGTADQEAVEAALAVLRAPAGADVEVRATSSPDELADVLAEAGERRVVVAGGDGSIHAVVQALHTRGDLTGRTLGLIPLGTGNDFARTLGLPLDPAEAAAVVVAGTTRPTDLVVDEDEAVTVNSVHLGAGAEAGKRGARWKERLGKVGYPIGAVQTALNPPSLRLRVEVDDTVVVDVDRPVLMVAVGNGASVGGGTELTPEADPHDGLVDVLVATPVSPLARLGYVLRLPFGRHAEHSDAAIVRGRTVRVSGAAFDCNSDGEIDGPVRSRTWRVLPAAYSMVVPGA; encoded by the coding sequence GTGGCCACCCCTCCGCTGTTGCTGATCACCAACGGTGACGCCGGGACGGCGGACCAGGAGGCGGTCGAGGCCGCGCTCGCCGTGCTCCGCGCGCCGGCCGGCGCCGACGTCGAGGTGCGGGCCACGTCCAGCCCCGACGAGCTCGCCGACGTGCTGGCCGAGGCGGGCGAGCGCCGGGTCGTCGTGGCCGGCGGCGACGGCAGCATCCACGCCGTCGTCCAGGCGCTCCACACCCGCGGCGACCTCACCGGCCGCACGCTCGGGCTGATCCCGCTCGGCACCGGCAACGACTTCGCCCGCACCCTCGGCCTCCCCCTCGACCCGGCCGAGGCGGCCGCGGTCGTCGTCGCCGGGACCACCCGGCCGACCGACCTCGTCGTCGACGAGGACGAGGCCGTCACCGTCAACAGCGTCCACCTCGGCGCCGGCGCCGAGGCCGGCAAGCGCGGCGCCCGCTGGAAGGAGCGGCTCGGCAAGGTCGGCTACCCGATCGGCGCCGTGCAGACCGCGCTCAACCCGCCGAGCCTGCGCCTGCGGGTCGAGGTCGACGACACCGTCGTGGTGGACGTCGACCGCCCGGTCCTCATGGTCGCGGTCGGCAACGGCGCCTCGGTCGGCGGCGGCACCGAGCTCACCCCCGAGGCAGACCCCCACGACGGCCTGGTCGACGTCCTCGTCGCGACCCCCGTCTCGCCCTTGGCCCGGCTCGGGTACGTGCTGCGGCTGCCGTTCGGCCGGCACGCGGAGCACTCCGACGCGGCGATCGTCCGCGGCCGGACCGTCCGGGTCAGCGGCGCGGCCTTCGACTGCAACAGCGACGGCGAGATCGACGGGCCGGTGCGGTCCCGGACCTGGCGGGTGCTGCCGGCGGCGTACTCGATGGTGGTGCCGGGGGCCTAG
- the lysS gene encoding lysine--tRNA ligase, producing MARGQRNQQGDQQQAPSDWVTRTADLALRHAESVNGGTLPELVTCASGISPSGPIHLGNLREFLTVHFVAEEIRRRGINVRHLHSWDDYDRFRKVPAGVDPSWSEHIGRPLSAVPDPTGEFASWGERYKAPLRAALVEMGCEMVEVDQTEMYTSGAYRDQVLTAIRKRGEIESVMAQFRTKKTDDAPADDEGSTEGDLARFPYKPYCRGCGRDTVTLTSYDDETTDLAYTCDVCGDSYVTNVATQNEGKLVWKVDWPMRWTYEGVHFEPGGVDHASPGSSYTVGKAIVAPVFGGSAPSFVGYSFVGVAGMPKMSSSKGGVPTAAEALRILEAPILRWLYVRRQPKQAFNVDFGQEVLRLYDEWDALTKKAAIPEKRDAAVLAWERASATSTAGTLPTPAVVVPFRMLSSVADVTAGSREITAATVGATEADLAPRLEKAATWITDYVDPEDRTTVREAPDTARLAALDEAEARWLGLLLDGLPESFDTEALTTLIYGVPKVARGLAAEDAPTDEVKADQKAFFKLLYELLVAAERGPRLPTLFAALGVDDVRRLLTPPA from the coding sequence GTGGCACGAGGACAGCGCAACCAGCAGGGCGACCAGCAGCAGGCCCCCAGCGACTGGGTGACCCGGACCGCCGACCTGGCGCTCCGGCACGCCGAGTCCGTCAACGGCGGGACGCTGCCCGAGCTCGTCACGTGCGCGTCCGGCATCAGCCCCTCGGGCCCGATCCACCTCGGCAACCTGCGCGAGTTCCTCACCGTGCACTTCGTCGCCGAGGAGATCCGCCGCCGCGGCATCAACGTCCGGCACCTGCACAGCTGGGACGACTACGACCGGTTCCGCAAGGTCCCCGCCGGCGTCGACCCGTCGTGGAGCGAGCACATCGGCCGACCGCTGTCCGCCGTCCCCGACCCGACCGGCGAGTTCGCGAGCTGGGGCGAGCGCTACAAGGCGCCGCTGCGGGCCGCGCTCGTCGAGATGGGCTGCGAGATGGTCGAGGTGGACCAGACCGAGATGTACACCTCGGGTGCCTACCGCGACCAGGTGCTCACCGCCATCCGCAAGCGCGGCGAGATCGAGTCGGTCATGGCGCAGTTCCGCACCAAGAAGACCGACGACGCGCCCGCCGACGACGAGGGCTCCACCGAGGGCGACCTCGCCCGGTTCCCCTACAAGCCCTACTGCCGCGGCTGCGGTCGCGACACCGTCACCCTCACGTCGTACGACGACGAGACGACCGACCTGGCCTACACCTGCGACGTGTGCGGCGACTCCTACGTCACCAACGTCGCGACCCAGAACGAGGGCAAGCTCGTCTGGAAGGTCGACTGGCCGATGCGCTGGACCTACGAGGGCGTGCACTTCGAGCCCGGCGGCGTCGACCACGCGAGCCCGGGGTCGTCCTACACCGTCGGCAAGGCGATCGTCGCCCCCGTCTTCGGCGGCTCCGCGCCGTCCTTCGTCGGCTACTCGTTCGTCGGCGTGGCCGGCATGCCCAAGATGTCCTCGTCCAAGGGCGGGGTGCCCACCGCGGCCGAGGCCCTGCGCATCCTCGAGGCGCCGATCCTGCGCTGGCTCTACGTGCGCCGCCAGCCCAAGCAGGCCTTCAACGTCGACTTCGGCCAGGAGGTCCTGCGCCTGTACGACGAGTGGGACGCGCTGACCAAGAAGGCCGCGATCCCCGAGAAGCGCGACGCCGCGGTGCTCGCCTGGGAGCGGGCGTCCGCGACCTCGACCGCGGGCACGCTGCCGACCCCGGCGGTCGTCGTACCGTTCCGGATGCTGTCGTCGGTCGCCGACGTCACCGCCGGGTCCCGCGAGATCACCGCCGCCACCGTCGGCGCGACCGAGGCCGACCTGGCCCCGCGGCTCGAGAAGGCCGCCACCTGGATCACCGACTACGTCGACCCCGAGGACCGTACGACGGTCCGCGAGGCCCCCGACACCGCCCGCCTCGCCGCGCTCGACGAGGCCGAGGCGCGCTGGCTGGGCCTGCTGCTCGACGGCCTCCCGGAGTCCTTCGACACCGAGGCGCTGACCACGCTGATCTACGGCGTCCCCAAGGTCGCCCGCGGGCTCGCCGCCGAGGACGCGCCGACCGACGAGGTCAAGGCCGACCAGAAGGCGTTCTTCAAGCTGCTCTACGAGCTCCTCGTCGCCGCCGAGCGCGGCCCGCGGCTGCCCACGCTGTTCGCGGCGCTGGGGGTCGACGACGTGCGCAGGCTGCTGACGCCCCCGGCATAG
- a CDS encoding DUF3151 domain-containing protein — protein sequence MSLTPGADLMAGPPPTHLPVDPAAELLAAGETPAAVVRRLPASPLAWATLAEQARDGGADDVTVYAYARVGYHRSLDTLRRNGWKGHGLVPWEHEPNRGFLRALGLLAVAARAIGETDEWERCSSFLRDSSPTAYDELLGS from the coding sequence ATGAGCCTCACCCCCGGTGCCGACCTGATGGCCGGCCCTCCGCCCACCCACCTCCCCGTCGACCCCGCCGCCGAGCTGCTCGCGGCCGGCGAGACCCCCGCGGCCGTCGTACGGCGGCTGCCGGCCTCGCCGCTGGCCTGGGCGACCCTCGCCGAGCAGGCCCGCGACGGCGGCGCCGACGACGTGACGGTCTACGCCTACGCGCGCGTCGGCTACCACCGCTCGCTCGACACGCTGCGCCGCAACGGCTGGAAGGGCCACGGCCTGGTCCCGTGGGAGCACGAGCCCAACCGCGGCTTCCTGCGCGCCCTCGGCCTGCTGGCCGTCGCCGCGCGCGCGATCGGCGAGACCGACGAGTGGGAGCGCTGCTCGTCGTTCCTGCGCGACTCCAGCCCGACGGCGTACGACGAGCTGCTCGGCAGCTAG